A window from Tenacibaculum singaporense encodes these proteins:
- a CDS encoding molybdopterin-dependent oxidoreductase, whose product MAVLSAMTAAATMFPGIMFAGEQEEQLPKGGNLDWKKAPCRFCGVGCGVMVGVENGKAVAVKGDPKSPVNKGLCCVKGYHSVMAMYGKDRLTKPLVKKNGKYVETSMKEALDLIASKMKETIKDYGKDAVSIYGSGQWTIPDGYVASKLFKGCIGTNNVEANARLCMASAVTGFLTSFGIDEPMGCYEDIDHADVFVLWGNNMAEMHPVLFSRLLDQRLKRGVKIIDFATRTTRTSMAADKSILFLPQTDLAVANAICYEIINNGWVNTSFVEKHCNFNKGLTNMGYGLEDKYKFKDKPEKISFKEYKKFLEDYTPEKVEKISGVSAKDIKYMAAYYGDPNKKVMSLWCMGPNQHSRGTWMNNLIYNIHLLTGKISTPGNSPFSLTGQPSACGTVREVGTLTHKLPHGVVMNKKHREFAAKIWDVPVENIAPKPTYHTVEMFRALDRGDIRFMWIQVTNPMVTMPKLKRYRDGAEKEGRFIVVSDIYPTPTTDIADVILPSAMWVEREGMYGNSERRTQYFEQMVQPPGEAMSDTWQLVEVAKRLGYEKQFYYKEDSHIEEIYAEYRKHHDNKKHNMAPLEVLKENPGMQWPYVEGKPTKWRFNSKYDPACSNGEDFHFYGKPDGKAVIWQRPYEPAAEEPDAEYPYWLNTGRVVEHWHTGSMTRRIPVLHRAMPHSYVELNPDDAKRMQIKTGDMVKLTTRRGQIKLPASVNERGVPAPMQVFVPFFDENMLINEITLDSFCPISKEPDYKKCAVNVEKA is encoded by the coding sequence ATGGCAGTATTATCTGCCATGACAGCAGCAGCTACTATGTTTCCAGGAATTATGTTTGCTGGCGAACAAGAAGAACAATTACCTAAAGGAGGAAATTTAGATTGGAAAAAAGCACCTTGCCGATTTTGTGGTGTAGGTTGTGGTGTGATGGTAGGTGTCGAAAACGGTAAAGCTGTCGCTGTAAAAGGTGATCCTAAATCTCCTGTTAACAAAGGTCTATGCTGTGTAAAGGGATACCATTCAGTAATGGCAATGTACGGTAAAGACCGTCTAACAAAACCACTAGTTAAAAAGAATGGTAAATATGTAGAAACCTCAATGAAAGAAGCGTTAGATTTAATTGCTTCAAAAATGAAAGAAACCATTAAAGATTATGGTAAAGATGCAGTATCTATTTATGGTTCAGGTCAGTGGACTATTCCTGATGGATATGTAGCTTCAAAGCTTTTCAAAGGATGCATAGGAACAAATAATGTTGAGGCCAATGCACGTTTATGTATGGCGAGTGCTGTTACTGGTTTTTTAACTTCTTTCGGAATTGATGAACCAATGGGTTGCTATGAAGATATTGATCATGCTGATGTTTTTGTTTTATGGGGAAATAATATGGCAGAAATGCACCCTGTATTATTTTCAAGATTACTAGATCAACGTTTAAAAAGAGGAGTAAAAATTATCGATTTTGCCACGCGTACCACGCGTACCAGTATGGCAGCAGATAAATCTATTCTGTTTTTACCTCAAACTGATTTAGCAGTTGCCAATGCTATTTGTTATGAAATTATAAACAATGGTTGGGTAAATACATCTTTTGTTGAAAAACACTGTAATTTTAATAAGGGCTTAACCAATATGGGCTATGGCTTAGAAGATAAGTACAAGTTTAAAGACAAGCCAGAAAAAATTAGTTTTAAAGAATACAAAAAGTTCTTAGAAGATTATACTCCCGAAAAAGTAGAGAAAATATCAGGAGTATCTGCTAAAGACATTAAATATATGGCTGCCTATTACGGTGACCCTAACAAAAAAGTAATGTCACTTTGGTGCATGGGACCTAACCAACACAGTAGAGGTACCTGGATGAATAACTTAATTTATAATATTCATTTACTCACAGGAAAAATTTCTACTCCAGGTAATAGTCCTTTTTCATTAACAGGACAACCATCTGCTTGTGGTACTGTTAGAGAAGTTGGAACCTTAACCCATAAATTACCTCATGGTGTGGTAATGAACAAAAAACATCGTGAATTTGCCGCTAAAATTTGGGACGTTCCTGTAGAAAATATCGCCCCAAAACCAACCTATCATACCGTAGAAATGTTTAGAGCCCTAGACAGAGGAGACATACGTTTTATGTGGATTCAGGTTACCAACCCAATGGTTACCATGCCTAAGTTAAAACGCTATAGAGATGGAGCTGAAAAAGAAGGTCGCTTCATTGTAGTATCAGACATTTACCCTACTCCAACTACAGATATTGCCGATGTAATTTTACCATCTGCCATGTGGGTAGAACGTGAAGGTATGTATGGTAATTCTGAACGTAGAACGCAATACTTTGAACAAATGGTACAACCTCCAGGAGAAGCCATGAGTGATACCTGGCAATTAGTAGAAGTTGCAAAAAGATTAGGGTACGAAAAACAATTCTATTATAAAGAAGATTCTCATATCGAAGAAATTTATGCTGAATATCGTAAACACCACGATAATAAAAAGCATAACATGGCTCCTTTAGAAGTTTTAAAAGAAAACCCAGGAATGCAATGGCCTTATGTTGAAGGAAAGCCTACTAAATGGCGTTTTAATTCAAAGTATGACCCTGCTTGTAGCAATGGAGAAGATTTTCATTTTTACGGAAAACCAGATGGTAAAGCGGTAATTTGGCAACGTCCTTATGAACCCGCTGCCGAAGAACCAGATGCTGAATATCCATACTGGTTAAATACAGGTCGTGTTGTTGAACATTGGCATACGGGTTCTATGACAAGACGTATTCCTGTATTACATAGAGCAATGCCACATTCATATGTCGAATTAAATCCAGACGATGCTAAACGCATGCAGATTAAAACAGGTGATATGGTAAAGCTAACCACTCGTCGTGGACAAATAAAATTACCTGCTTCTGTTAATGAACGTGGTGTACCTGCACCAATGCAAGTGTTTGTTCCTTTCTTTGATGAAAACATGTTAATTAATGAAATAACACTAGATTCTTTTTGTCCGATATCAAAAGAGCCAGACTATAAAAAATGTGCCGTTAACGTAGAAAAAGCTTAA
- a CDS encoding nitrate reductase cytochrome c-type subunit — protein MKKRLGIISLFIILFIAFITVWNYSYYQGQEEAYIPIENNQPTPIIPSEAGVFERSKYALDYTKMPVDEIHQRTMKNYYDNRAFHGAPPSIPHEVSSGERSMGENNCLKCHENGGYVEKFKAYTPVTPHPEKINCRQCHVPQKTQSLFKETNFKRGTIPVVGTNNALAGSPPIIPHQLQLRENCLACHAGPSAPKEIRVTHPERVNCRQCHVPNNKVTEDIGNFIRKIEN, from the coding sequence ATGAAAAAACGTTTAGGTATCATATCGCTTTTTATTATTCTATTCATCGCCTTTATTACTGTGTGGAATTATAGTTATTATCAAGGTCAAGAAGAGGCATATATCCCCATTGAAAATAACCAACCTACACCTATAATTCCTTCTGAAGCTGGGGTTTTTGAAAGATCAAAGTATGCTTTAGATTATACGAAAATGCCAGTTGACGAAATACATCAACGAACTATGAAAAACTATTATGATAATAGAGCTTTTCATGGAGCACCTCCAAGCATACCTCATGAAGTAAGTAGTGGTGAACGCAGTATGGGTGAAAATAATTGTTTAAAGTGTCATGAAAATGGTGGATATGTAGAAAAGTTCAAAGCATATACGCCTGTTACTCCTCATCCAGAAAAAATTAACTGTCGTCAGTGTCATGTTCCTCAAAAAACACAATCATTGTTTAAGGAAACAAACTTTAAAAGAGGGACTATTCCTGTGGTGGGGACAAATAATGCTTTAGCAGGAAGTCCTCCTATAATTCCGCATCAATTACAACTAAGAGAAAATTGTTTGGCTTGTCATGCAGGACCAAGTGCCCCTAAAGAGATTAGAGTTACACACCCTGAAAGAGTTAATTGTAGACAATGTCATGTTCCTAATAATAAAGTAACTGAAGACATTGGTAATTTTATTAGAAAAATTGAAAACTAA
- a CDS encoding winged helix-turn-helix domain-containing protein has translation MAYKIKSRIWIEVDNTTFLGEGRVRLLKSIKETKSLSKSARELGISYKKAWNLIDSVNKKADMPVVVRKSGGSGGGGTTLTERGLELIEMYDTINTNCWKYLDKQLKKYSLD, from the coding sequence ATGGCGTATAAAATTAAAAGTAGGATATGGATAGAAGTAGATAATACTACTTTTTTAGGAGAAGGAAGAGTTAGGTTATTGAAATCAATCAAAGAAACAAAATCATTATCAAAATCGGCAAGAGAATTAGGTATATCCTATAAGAAAGCATGGAATTTAATTGATTCTGTTAATAAAAAAGCAGATATGCCTGTGGTTGTAAGAAAATCTGGAGGTTCAGGAGGTGGTGGTACAACGCTAACAGAACGCGGTCTTGAACTAATTGAAATGTATGACACGATCAATACTAACTGTTGGAAGTATTTGGATAAACAGCTAAAGAAATACTCATTGGATTGA
- a CDS encoding multiheme c-type cytochrome, translating to MRNHTYIKLVCYTVLFVVITVSCKHKEHEYHSITDKIEAESKNYKGVSISSKKYLEGMKMMEVTENEITFLIPTRKDKIKSYKCTECHTQPLAKMQTKDIKKAHWNVKLEHASLNTMNCITCHDGNNMDNLKSITGHSIDLNTSYKLCSQCHQKQYKDWTGGAHGKRIESWASPRASMTCVNCHNPHSPSFDTKWPARFNTQKIKERK from the coding sequence ATGAGAAATCATACGTATATAAAGTTAGTTTGCTATACTGTTTTATTCGTGGTTATAACTGTTTCTTGTAAACATAAAGAACATGAATATCATAGCATTACAGATAAAATAGAAGCTGAAAGCAAAAATTATAAAGGTGTTTCTATCTCTTCTAAAAAGTATTTAGAAGGAATGAAAATGATGGAAGTAACAGAAAATGAAATTACATTTTTAATTCCTACTAGAAAAGATAAAATCAAATCATACAAATGTACTGAGTGCCACACTCAACCTTTAGCTAAAATGCAAACTAAAGATATTAAAAAGGCGCATTGGAATGTTAAATTAGAACATGCTTCATTAAATACCATGAACTGTATTACCTGCCATGATGGTAATAACATGGATAATTTAAAAAGTATAACAGGACATTCAATCGATTTAAATACGAGTTACAAACTATGCAGCCAATGCCACCAAAAACAATACAAAGATTGGACAGGAGGTGCACATGGAAAACGAATTGAAAGTTGGGCTTCACCAAGAGCTTCTATGACCTGTGTTAATTGTCATAATCCACATTCTCCTAGTTTTGATACCAAATGGCCCGCACGATTTAATACTCAAAAAATAAAAGAACGTAAATAA
- the nadA gene encoding quinolinate synthase NadA, with product MTLKEKITRLKTEKNAVILAHYYQETAIQDVADYVGDSLGLSQKAAETDADLIVFAGVHFMAETAKILNPTKTVVLPDVNAGCSLAESCPPKEFEKFIKEHPNHKVVTYVNCSAEVKALTDIVCTSSNALKIVASIPKETPIIFAPDRNLGKYIIKQTGRDMLLWDGSCVVHEAFSIDKLIELHKKYPDYKIIAHPESEEHILKTATYIGSTAGMIKYVKEHSDQKFIVATEAGILHKMQQEVPNTELIPAPAKEDNTCACSECAYMKVNTMQKLYDCLLNESPKIEVPKNIREKALVPIQRMLELSK from the coding sequence ATGACATTAAAAGAAAAGATTACGCGTTTAAAGACGGAAAAAAATGCAGTTATACTAGCTCATTATTATCAAGAAACGGCAATACAAGATGTAGCAGATTATGTAGGTGATAGTTTAGGATTGTCACAAAAAGCAGCTGAAACAGATGCAGACTTAATTGTATTTGCAGGAGTACATTTTATGGCAGAAACTGCTAAGATTTTGAATCCAACAAAAACTGTTGTTCTACCTGATGTAAATGCTGGTTGTTCTTTAGCAGAATCATGTCCACCTAAAGAGTTTGAAAAATTTATAAAAGAGCACCCTAATCATAAAGTAGTAACTTATGTAAATTGTAGTGCAGAAGTTAAAGCATTAACAGATATTGTGTGTACTTCTTCAAATGCATTAAAAATAGTAGCCTCTATACCTAAAGAAACTCCAATTATTTTTGCTCCTGATAGAAATTTAGGAAAATATATTATCAAGCAAACAGGAAGAGATATGTTATTGTGGGATGGAAGCTGTGTGGTACATGAAGCTTTTTCTATAGATAAACTGATAGAATTACATAAAAAATATCCTGACTATAAAATAATTGCACATCCTGAATCTGAAGAACATATTTTAAAAACAGCAACGTACATTGGTTCTACTGCAGGAATGATTAAGTATGTAAAAGAACATTCCGATCAAAAGTTTATCGTAGCAACAGAAGCAGGAATTTTACATAAAATGCAGCAAGAAGTTCCAAATACAGAATTAATTCCTGCTCCAGCTAAAGAAGATAATACGTGCGCGTGTAGTGAATGTGCTTACATGAAAGTGAATACCATGCAAAAGTTATACGACTGTTTGTTAAATGAAAGCCCCAAAATTGAGGTGCCAAAAAATATTAGAGAAAAGGCATTAGTACCAATTCAACGTATGTTAGAACTTTCAAAATAA